In Quercus robur chromosome 11, dhQueRobu3.1, whole genome shotgun sequence, the following proteins share a genomic window:
- the LOC126704775 gene encoding receptor-like protein EIX2, producing MRGITLKTYIVDLHSKDPFNILQGEISPLLDLPYLKFLDLSLNDFHRDSIPEFIGSLQYIEYVNLSNASFRGTIPTNLGNLSHLEVLDLSGNCFSLKADNLNWVYGLSSLKVLYLGGVDLSNADDWLDAVNMLPTLVELSLFFCKFHKLPQNLPHVNFTSLKILDLSYNDFSSTIPDWLFDIGHSLVYLNLSRCQLQGLIPDAIGNLTSLT from the coding sequence atgcgGGGTATTACATTGAAAACTTACATTGTTGATCTCCACAGTAAAGACCCATTCAACATATTGCAAGGTGAGATAAGTCCTTTGCTGGACTTACCATATTTGAAATTCCTAGACTTGAGCCTCAACGATTTCCACCGGGATTCAATTCCAGAGTTTATTGGTTCTCTTCAGTATATAGAATATGTCAACCTATCTAATGCCAGTTTTCGAGGAACCATTCCCACTAATCTTGGAAACCTCTCACACTTGGAGGTTCTGGATTTGAGTGGAAACTGCTTTTCTTTAAAAGCCGACAACCTCAATTGGGTTTATGGTCTTTCTTCTTTGAAAGTTCTTTATCTGGGTGGTGTTGATCTTAGCAATGCAGATGATTGGCTTGATGCAGTAAATATGCTACCTACTCTGGTAGAGTTGAGTttattcttttgtaaatttcACAAACTTCCTCAAAATTTGCCTCATGTGAATTTTACTTCTCTTAAAATCCTTGATCTCTCATATAATGATTTCAGTTCTACAATACCAGATTGGTTGTTTGACATTGGCCATAGTCTTGTTTACCTTAATCTTTCAAGATGTCAGTTACAAGGTCTGATCCCGGATGCTATTGGGAACCTGACTTCTCTCACTTGA